Proteins co-encoded in one Natronorubrum daqingense genomic window:
- a CDS encoding HVO_0416 family zinc finger protein, which translates to MATSPSGAGDDVIDQYLADRGHAVEQVGWEQDYNKKQCPDCGGLHDTSARSCTVCGWEPTV; encoded by the coding sequence ATGGCAACCTCACCCAGTGGAGCCGGTGACGACGTCATCGATCAATACCTTGCCGACCGCGGTCACGCGGTAGAACAAGTCGGGTGGGAACAGGACTATAACAAAAAGCAGTGCCCCGATTGTGGCGGACTTCACGATACGTCCGCACGAAGTTGTACCGTTTGCGGGTGGGAGCCGACGGTGTAA
- a CDS encoding riboflavin synthase, with protein sequence MFTGIVEETGEIVTRAQSEDGLRLRITADEVATGLEHGQSISVSGVCLTVERFEDGAWFEVFLATETVERTYLGELSEGDVVNLERAMPADGRFDGHVVQGHVDAVATVSNVESVEESEAPRASEQPTGDEPGGDWFFEFDLPAGYGRYVVDKGSITLDGISLTVADLDAANGRVTVAIIPTTYALTTLSEKSPGDPIHLEVDVLSKYVERLLEARFEDGSDLL encoded by the coding sequence ATGTTCACGGGAATCGTCGAGGAAACCGGCGAGATCGTCACGCGTGCCCAAAGCGAGGACGGGCTTCGATTGCGGATCACGGCCGACGAGGTCGCAACGGGACTCGAGCACGGCCAGAGTATCAGCGTCAGCGGCGTCTGTCTCACCGTCGAGCGATTCGAGGACGGGGCGTGGTTCGAAGTCTTTCTCGCCACGGAAACCGTCGAACGGACCTATCTCGGTGAGCTTTCTGAAGGCGACGTCGTCAACCTCGAGCGAGCGATGCCGGCCGACGGGCGATTCGACGGGCACGTCGTTCAGGGTCACGTCGACGCTGTCGCGACGGTTTCGAACGTCGAATCGGTGGAGGAGAGCGAGGCGCCACGCGCCTCGGAACAGCCGACCGGCGACGAGCCGGGAGGCGACTGGTTCTTCGAGTTCGATTTGCCCGCGGGCTACGGCCGCTACGTCGTCGACAAGGGCTCAATCACGCTCGACGGCATCAGCCTCACCGTCGCTGATCTTGACGCAGCAAACGGGCGTGTTACCGTGGCGATCATCCCGACCACCTACGCCCTCACGACGCTCTCCGAGAAATCGCCCGGCGACCCGATCCACCTCGAGGTCGACGTGCTCTCGAAGTACGTCGAACGGCTGCTCGAGGCGCGGTTCGAGGACGGATCCGATTTGCTGTAA
- a CDS encoding UvrD-helicase domain-containing protein, which yields MATTETKVTRLFGGPGSGKTTALLDHVEEILEQDDVTFRDILVVSYTRAAAQEVRERLAERLDESPRALQGNVCTMHAKAYELLDLSRNDVIGESDKEEFCEEYGIEYEDEYSGAGRRTARSTTIGNKIIATSQWLQRTSRDVADWYDVPFQWDEEEVRLPPEIDSNAQEGNKYTPTWPSDDDRIDVPEAIRGWRSYKGEHGKIGFADMLERVKQRSLLPSVDYLVIDEFQDITTMQYDVYEEWKPHMEQVLIAGDDDQVVYSWQGADPALLLDEEVDDDVILPNSYRLPSNVLNAVNKEIRHIDKRQDKDLKPRKEGGAVEARRNASMLDVVRMVRRTLVEDDSTIMILFRARYQMFQFIDEFITEGVPFTSLTDQRMWTDRLTQYVRAVEALEEGEDVTGLQARRLADMLQESAFGTNERDGLFDEIDERQEETGIEDLEELMIPADVIEEYAPFMPGPASASDMVRKVTNFQKKSIKSYFGIGEYTGMATDRVRVGTIHSAKGREADHVIIGTDLTEKVVEQMVATVDDPEAIPGCEEFTKTTSPVPVLTDNERRVFYVGMSRARERLVILENLVDGAPTLPIDVLLHNELREEPLEEIIEAAQEPQEADANSEELEAEAP from the coding sequence ATGGCTACCACGGAGACGAAGGTGACCCGGTTGTTCGGTGGTCCGGGCAGCGGGAAGACGACTGCCCTGCTCGACCACGTCGAAGAAATCCTCGAACAGGATGACGTGACGTTCCGGGATATCCTCGTCGTCTCGTACACTCGTGCGGCTGCACAAGAGGTTCGTGAGCGATTGGCTGAGCGACTCGACGAGAGTCCGCGTGCCCTGCAAGGAAACGTCTGTACGATGCACGCGAAGGCCTACGAACTGCTCGATCTCTCTCGAAACGACGTCATCGGCGAGTCCGACAAAGAAGAGTTCTGTGAGGAGTACGGCATCGAGTACGAAGACGAGTACAGTGGTGCCGGTCGCCGAACCGCTCGCTCGACGACGATCGGAAACAAGATCATCGCGACGAGCCAGTGGCTCCAGCGGACCAGCCGCGACGTCGCCGACTGGTACGATGTCCCCTTCCAATGGGACGAAGAGGAGGTTCGACTCCCGCCCGAGATCGACTCGAACGCCCAGGAGGGCAACAAGTACACGCCGACGTGGCCCTCCGACGACGACCGAATCGACGTTCCCGAAGCGATTCGCGGCTGGCGCTCCTACAAGGGCGAACACGGCAAGATCGGCTTCGCGGACATGCTCGAGCGCGTCAAACAACGCTCGCTCCTCCCGAGCGTCGACTACCTCGTGATCGACGAGTTTCAGGACATCACGACGATGCAATACGACGTCTACGAGGAATGGAAACCACACATGGAGCAGGTCCTCATCGCCGGCGACGACGATCAGGTTGTCTACTCCTGGCAGGGGGCCGATCCGGCACTCTTACTCGACGAGGAAGTCGACGACGACGTTATTCTGCCAAACTCCTACCGGCTTCCATCGAACGTCCTCAATGCCGTCAACAAGGAAATTCGCCACATCGACAAGCGCCAGGACAAGGACCTCAAGCCGCGAAAAGAGGGCGGTGCCGTCGAAGCCCGGCGCAACGCCTCCATGCTCGACGTCGTCCGAATGGTCCGCCGAACGCTCGTCGAAGACGATAGCACCATCATGATCCTGTTCCGGGCGCGCTATCAGATGTTCCAGTTCATCGACGAGTTCATCACCGAAGGCGTCCCCTTCACCTCGCTGACCGACCAGCGAATGTGGACCGACCGACTCACCCAGTACGTCCGCGCCGTCGAAGCGCTCGAGGAAGGTGAAGACGTTACCGGCCTGCAGGCACGACGCCTCGCCGACATGCTTCAGGAGTCCGCGTTCGGAACGAACGAACGCGACGGACTCTTCGACGAAATCGACGAGCGCCAGGAAGAGACCGGCATCGAGGACCTCGAGGAACTCATGATTCCGGCCGACGTAATCGAGGAGTACGCCCCGTTCATGCCCGGCCCAGCCTCGGCGTCTGACATGGTCCGGAAAGTGACGAACTTCCAGAAGAAAAGCATCAAATCCTACTTCGGAATCGGCGAGTACACCGGCATGGCGACCGACCGCGTCCGCGTCGGCACCATCCACTCCGCGAAGGGTCGTGAGGCTGACCACGTCATCATCGGCACCGACCTCACCGAGAAGGTCGTCGAGCAGATGGTCGCGACCGTCGACGACCCCGAAGCCATTCCCGGCTGTGAGGAGTTTACCAAAACGACCTCGCCCGTTCCCGTCCTCACCGACAACGAACGCCGCGTCTTCTACGTCGGAATGTCCCGGGCTCGAGAACGCCTCGTCATACTCGAGAACCTCGTCGACGGCGCTCCGACGCTACCGATCGACGTCTTGCTCCACAACGAACTCCGAGAGGAGCCACTCGAGGAGATCATCGAAGCGGCTCAAGAGCCCCAGGAAGCAGACGCCAACAGCGAGGAACTCGAAGCCGAAGCACCGTGA
- a CDS encoding SDR family oxidoreductase → MDLDLDGNSALVTASSSGLGFASAQALAAAGANVMLCGRDEERLENARAELAETAAGEVLATPADITDPDDVTHLVSETVDAFGGLDHLVTSAGGPPSTTFLETDEQDWYQTYDLLVMSVVWTVEESREHLLDSDYGTITCITSRTVREVADGLLLSNSVRRSVSGLVKTISREFAPEIRANAVLPGTIETARIEELVEANVERGIYDDYEDGLAALADEIPMDRLGEPRELGDIVAVLSSPRSSFVTGVEVPIDGGLMRS, encoded by the coding sequence ATGGATCTCGACCTCGACGGTAACAGCGCACTGGTGACGGCCTCCTCGAGCGGCCTCGGCTTCGCGAGCGCCCAGGCACTGGCCGCAGCGGGTGCGAACGTGATGCTCTGTGGTCGCGACGAGGAGCGTCTCGAGAACGCTCGCGCGGAACTCGCGGAGACGGCGGCGGGGGAAGTGCTGGCCACGCCGGCCGACATCACCGATCCGGACGACGTGACCCACCTCGTGAGCGAGACGGTTGACGCCTTCGGCGGCCTCGATCACCTCGTCACGAGTGCAGGCGGCCCGCCGAGTACGACCTTCCTCGAGACCGACGAACAGGACTGGTACCAGACCTACGACCTGCTCGTGATGAGCGTCGTCTGGACCGTCGAGGAGTCCCGCGAACACCTCCTCGACTCCGACTACGGCACGATCACCTGCATCACCTCGAGAACGGTTCGGGAGGTGGCTGACGGCCTCCTCCTGTCGAATTCGGTTCGTCGGAGCGTGAGCGGACTGGTCAAGACGATTTCCCGGGAGTTCGCCCCGGAGATCCGCGCGAACGCCGTCCTCCCGGGGACGATCGAGACCGCACGCATCGAGGAACTCGTCGAAGCGAACGTCGAACGCGGCATCTACGACGACTACGAGGACGGACTCGCCGCCCTCGCAGACGAGATTCCGATGGACCGACTGGGCGAGCCTCGGGAGTTAGGCGATATCGTCGCCGTCCTCTCGAGTCCGCGCTCGAGTTTCGTCACCGGCGTCGAGGTGCCGATCGACGGCGGATTGATGCGAAGTTAG
- a CDS encoding M24 family metallopeptidase — translation MDSLEAALNEELEVREAVAFVVVGTRFDPTIRYCEFALEESATVDGTADRPRITGGGHGPHIAERNRETVALAFDGDAWVAKFSTSASSHPTDALAMKLADSSETGTVLAPRHIPHDSALYLEEAGFELASSAVVSRTRATKTERELDRIASAQATATAGVRRAGTALSSTMIDDGTLVLEGEPLTPARLRTLVDEEIVSAGGLPGANTIVNPDPEHNPSTLEEQAGSSSTADPLRADEPIVVQTAPCGPGGYHGGLTRTFVVDGDGGRERRAHVGVTQSFRSAAAMLTADSESVTAVEADLEAEVRAFGFEEPDAVQTRVSGVGLEPVEPPLEGGDRIESGSVVRLESAARVDDGSWLRIADVLVKPDGEQRAAYLEGPSRSLEPAAMVER, via the coding sequence GTGGACTCGCTCGAGGCGGCACTCAACGAGGAACTCGAGGTGCGCGAGGCGGTCGCGTTCGTGGTCGTAGGCACCCGTTTCGATCCGACGATTCGATACTGTGAGTTCGCGCTCGAAGAATCGGCGACGGTCGACGGGACAGCCGACCGCCCTCGAATCACCGGCGGAGGTCACGGTCCTCACATCGCCGAACGGAACCGCGAGACGGTCGCACTCGCCTTCGATGGCGACGCGTGGGTCGCGAAATTCTCGACGAGTGCCTCGAGTCACCCAACCGACGCGCTCGCAATGAAACTCGCCGACTCGAGTGAGACGGGAACGGTGCTCGCCCCACGACACATTCCACACGACAGCGCGCTCTACCTCGAGGAGGCCGGCTTCGAGTTAGCCTCGTCGGCTGTCGTGAGTCGGACTCGAGCGACGAAGACGGAGCGAGAATTGGACCGAATCGCGAGTGCGCAGGCGACCGCGACCGCCGGCGTCCGTCGTGCCGGGACAGCCCTCTCGAGTACGATGATCGACGACGGAACGCTCGTTCTCGAAGGAGAGCCACTGACGCCGGCGCGACTCCGAACGCTGGTCGACGAGGAAATCGTCTCGGCCGGTGGCCTTCCCGGGGCAAACACGATCGTCAATCCGGACCCCGAGCACAACCCGTCGACGCTCGAGGAGCAAGCAGGATCCTCCTCGACGGCCGATCCGCTTCGGGCCGACGAACCGATCGTCGTCCAAACGGCCCCATGCGGGCCCGGGGGCTATCACGGCGGGCTGACTCGAACGTTCGTCGTCGACGGCGACGGCGGGCGAGAACGCCGGGCTCACGTCGGCGTCACCCAGTCCTTTCGCTCCGCAGCGGCTATGTTGACCGCCGATTCGGAGTCGGTGACCGCCGTCGAAGCCGACCTCGAGGCCGAGGTGCGCGCGTTCGGTTTCGAAGAGCCCGATGCCGTTCAGACTCGCGTCTCCGGCGTGGGTCTCGAGCCAGTCGAGCCACCCCTCGAGGGTGGCGACCGGATCGAATCCGGAAGCGTCGTGCGACTCGAGTCGGCCGCCCGCGTCGACGACGGGTCGTGGCTCCGAATCGCCGACGTGCTCGTCAAACCGGACGGCGAGCAACGGGCGGCGTATCTAGAGGGACCGTCCCGGTCGCTCGAGCCTGCAGCGATGGTGGAGCGTTAG
- the ubaA gene encoding SAMP-activating enzyme E1 → MSDLRLDATQLDRYSRHVIMDEIGPEGQQRLLDASVLVVGAGGLGSPAIQYLAAAGIGRLGIVDDDVVERSNLQRQIVHGDADVGRPKVESAADYVDALNPDIDVDAHETRITAENVADLVAAYDVVLDASDNFATRYLLNDHCVLTETPLSHGAIYRFEGQVTTFTNERGAESSVGDDSSDGTGADQSPDSPPCYRCIFPEAPEPGTVPDCATTGVLGVLPGTVGCIQATEVVKYVLGKGEVLEGRLLMYDAMDMGFETVDVRSNPTCPVCGDEPEIESVEDVSYDGTCQISAD, encoded by the coding sequence ATGAGCGACCTTCGCCTCGATGCGACCCAACTCGATCGGTACTCGAGACACGTCATCATGGACGAGATTGGGCCCGAGGGCCAACAGCGACTGCTCGACGCCTCGGTGCTCGTCGTCGGCGCTGGGGGCCTCGGTTCGCCCGCGATTCAGTACCTCGCGGCCGCTGGAATCGGTCGACTCGGCATCGTCGACGACGACGTCGTCGAACGCTCGAACCTCCAGCGCCAGATCGTCCACGGCGACGCCGACGTCGGCCGGCCGAAAGTCGAGAGCGCGGCCGACTACGTCGACGCGCTGAACCCCGACATCGACGTCGACGCACACGAGACGCGGATCACGGCCGAGAACGTCGCCGACCTCGTCGCAGCGTACGACGTGGTCCTCGACGCCAGCGACAACTTCGCGACGCGGTACCTGCTCAACGACCACTGCGTCCTCACCGAGACGCCACTCTCTCACGGCGCGATCTACCGCTTCGAGGGACAGGTGACGACGTTCACGAACGAGCGCGGGGCCGAGTCAAGCGTCGGGGACGACTCGAGCGACGGGACCGGCGCCGATCAGTCTCCGGACTCTCCACCGTGTTACCGCTGCATCTTCCCCGAAGCGCCCGAACCGGGAACCGTCCCCGACTGTGCGACCACGGGCGTCCTCGGCGTCCTTCCCGGTACCGTCGGGTGCATTCAGGCCACCGAGGTCGTCAAGTACGTCCTCGGGAAGGGCGAGGTACTCGAGGGTCGCCTCCTCATGTACGACGCCATGGACATGGGCTTCGAGACGGTCGACGTGCGCTCGAACCCGACCTGTCCAGTGTGTGGCGACGAACCGGAAATCGAGTCAGTCGAAGACGTCTCCTACGACGGAACCTGCCAGATTTCGGCCGACTAA
- a CDS encoding FxLYD domain-containing protein — MGLKQTRRKVIAMGGIGIGAALAGCTGSADDDDEEYQGGGDDGDDDGNDNGDDLPDEDEVEDREEGEDYLEFGDLSITEHDLVVEEGEFRDEVYVEGVVENGDDEMFDYVEVSVRVYDADGHQLDRYMTNTQDLDPDQTWAFEVTIMEDAEDVDDFDIAVSGSQH; from the coding sequence ATGGGATTGAAACAGACGCGGCGGAAGGTAATCGCAATGGGTGGCATCGGGATCGGTGCAGCACTCGCGGGTTGTACAGGGAGTGCAGACGATGATGACGAAGAATATCAGGGTGGCGGCGACGACGGGGACGACGACGGGAACGATAACGGGGACGACCTTCCCGACGAAGATGAAGTCGAAGACCGTGAGGAAGGTGAGGACTATCTCGAGTTCGGAGATCTCTCGATTACCGAGCACGACTTAGTTGTTGAAGAAGGCGAGTTCCGTGATGAGGTGTACGTCGAGGGAGTTGTCGAGAACGGCGACGACGAAATGTTCGATTACGTCGAGGTCAGTGTTCGCGTGTACGATGCGGACGGACACCAACTCGACCGATACATGACCAACACGCAGGATCTCGACCCCGATCAGACGTGGGCGTTCGAAGTCACTATCATGGAAGATGCCGAAGACGTCGACGACTTCGATATCGCTGTCAGCGGCTCCCAGCACTGA
- a CDS encoding DUF7532 family protein, with protein MHFDQRTQQALREVGLETDDLRAASEAVVEAVEADARALEDFFDEYDTVYSDMDMAHSSAEFPEHAVEHLDLMTHADEMRGWLRFDTWGAYVENGRLLPDDSVELTLGPTINDRVRFAPDRETLR; from the coding sequence ATGCACTTCGATCAGCGAACCCAGCAGGCGCTGCGGGAGGTCGGTCTCGAGACCGACGACCTTCGAGCCGCCTCAGAAGCCGTCGTCGAGGCCGTCGAAGCGGACGCGCGGGCGCTCGAGGACTTCTTCGACGAGTACGACACCGTCTACTCTGATATGGATATGGCTCACTCGAGCGCCGAGTTCCCCGAACACGCGGTCGAGCACCTGGACCTAATGACTCACGCCGACGAGATGCGCGGCTGGCTCCGATTCGATACGTGGGGCGCGTACGTCGAGAACGGACGGCTCTTGCCCGACGACTCCGTCGAACTGACGCTCGGGCCGACGATCAACGACCGCGTTCGGTTCGCCCCCGACCGCGAGACGTTGCGGTGA
- a CDS encoding DUF7563 family protein translates to MPECQNCGTFVTDAYARVFTPRGVDNPRVCPDCRDKIRDGAEIRNARSTRNQ, encoded by the coding sequence ATGCCGGAGTGCCAGAACTGTGGGACGTTCGTCACGGATGCATACGCTCGCGTGTTCACACCGCGTGGCGTCGACAACCCTCGAGTCTGTCCCGACTGCCGGGATAAGATCCGAGACGGTGCCGAAATTCGGAACGCACGTTCGACGCGAAATCAGTAG
- a CDS encoding TrkA C-terminal domain-containing protein yields MVATNQILSVFIIFALALLVIRIGAIALRMTGLSPDVATFQAASAFSGAGYTTEEAEFTVSEPSRRTIVIWLIRLGSVGVVSALASLLLSFINAEGENILTLIYVIGGVVGIILLARSQLLNRALTPVIEGALDHTTDLTIQDYTQVLGLQSEYRVAEVEINEDEWLANDTARELNLSDEGVILLGIERNEDYIGAPGPDTEIQPEDTVTLYGKEDRLQELADRDEGDVGAHNEARDEHANILSEQERVIDQ; encoded by the coding sequence ATGGTAGCGACCAATCAAATCCTGTCCGTTTTCATCATCTTTGCCCTCGCACTACTCGTGATCCGGATCGGAGCGATTGCACTTCGAATGACTGGTCTCTCACCGGACGTGGCCACATTTCAGGCGGCATCGGCATTTTCGGGAGCAGGGTACACGACCGAAGAGGCAGAGTTTACGGTCTCGGAGCCAAGCAGACGAACCATTGTCATCTGGCTTATCCGACTTGGAAGTGTCGGAGTTGTGAGTGCGCTCGCGTCGCTCCTTCTGTCGTTCATCAACGCTGAGGGCGAAAACATCCTTACCCTCATCTACGTTATCGGTGGCGTTGTTGGAATTATCCTTCTCGCTCGGAGCCAACTATTGAATCGAGCATTGACGCCAGTTATCGAAGGGGCACTTGACCATACGACTGACCTTACCATCCAAGATTACACGCAGGTACTCGGTCTTCAGAGTGAATATCGCGTCGCCGAAGTTGAGATCAACGAAGACGAATGGTTGGCAAATGATACAGCCAGAGAATTGAATCTCTCTGACGAAGGGGTGATCCTGCTCGGGATCGAGCGAAACGAGGACTATATTGGTGCCCCCGGTCCCGATACAGAGATTCAACCGGAAGATACCGTGACCCTCTATGGGAAAGAAGATCGATTACAGGAACTCGCAGACCGAGACGAAGGGGACGTTGGAGCGCACAATGAAGCGCGTGACGAACACGCAAACATCCTCTCTGAACAAGAACGAGTCATCGATCAGTAA
- a CDS encoding DUF402 domain-containing protein, with product MTSARVRGIYTTAITQLIEENGLDVVQASDPIQARFDTDFATEPADVTLETTRDRQGVEVSGVPDDVDEIAAELESLALDAFRWEDAVARGTVFDCEVLEAGGGSGATVDLGEGRRGYLTYDDVDGYVDDGNRYRVQVREPTPPWSDDDPRVVPTLEVQGGLCYLSGDRTGVSAALRGERAEELVGMTELLSVDVPAGWGLRWQRPAVDADLEGMTDALEQAVTRAETLEDELADAPDDPGEPQLLASPRRTAWCWFGRETRFELDTLRRDVETTMPGHHRTKAADRAASAAVDFAEAVSELDNATESEDDDFPFAAVSEQFGPTTGDRLEIHHGKPDGQCFSLGRGEVTDWDRDGSITLERSMRGGGSYDALGVAKADGDVAVTKFREGRWWYPTTYKADDGSTKGTYVNVCTPVELFPDAARYVDLYVDVIRLPDGTVEIVDADELEAAVDEGHVTEELSAKAMGVAEAVERALSK from the coding sequence ATGACGAGCGCGCGAGTCCGTGGCATCTACACCACGGCCATCACCCAGCTTATCGAGGAGAACGGCCTCGACGTGGTACAGGCATCGGACCCGATCCAGGCGCGTTTCGACACGGACTTTGCGACCGAACCGGCCGACGTGACCCTCGAGACGACACGAGACAGACAGGGCGTCGAAGTTTCCGGCGTCCCCGATGACGTCGACGAAATCGCGGCCGAACTCGAGTCCCTCGCGCTCGATGCCTTCCGCTGGGAGGACGCCGTCGCTCGCGGCACCGTGTTCGACTGCGAGGTGCTCGAGGCTGGCGGCGGCAGCGGCGCGACGGTCGACCTCGGCGAGGGGCGACGCGGCTACCTGACGTACGACGACGTGGACGGCTACGTCGACGACGGAAACCGCTATCGCGTGCAGGTCCGCGAGCCGACGCCGCCCTGGAGCGACGACGACCCGCGAGTCGTCCCGACGCTCGAGGTGCAGGGTGGACTCTGCTACCTCTCGGGGGACCGAACCGGCGTTTCTGCGGCCCTCCGTGGTGAGCGAGCCGAGGAACTCGTCGGGATGACCGAGTTGCTCTCGGTCGACGTACCGGCGGGCTGGGGCCTGCGCTGGCAACGCCCAGCCGTCGACGCGGACCTCGAGGGCATGACGGACGCCCTCGAGCAGGCTGTAACTCGCGCGGAGACGCTCGAGGACGAACTCGCGGACGCACCCGACGACCCTGGCGAACCACAACTGCTCGCGTCGCCGCGTCGGACGGCGTGGTGCTGGTTCGGCCGCGAAACCCGGTTCGAACTGGACACGCTGCGACGCGACGTCGAGACGACGATGCCCGGCCACCACCGAACCAAGGCCGCCGATCGGGCGGCGAGCGCGGCCGTCGACTTCGCGGAGGCCGTCTCCGAACTCGATAACGCCACCGAATCCGAGGACGACGATTTTCCGTTCGCCGCCGTCTCCGAGCAGTTCGGCCCGACGACGGGCGACCGCCTCGAGATTCACCACGGCAAACCCGACGGCCAGTGCTTCTCGCTCGGTCGAGGCGAGGTGACCGACTGGGATCGCGACGGCTCGATTACGCTCGAGCGCTCGATGCGCGGGGGCGGCAGCTACGACGCCCTCGGCGTGGCGAAAGCAGACGGCGACGTGGCCGTCACGAAGTTTCGGGAGGGACGTTGGTGGTATCCGACGACGTACAAAGCCGACGACGGCTCAACGAAGGGAACCTACGTGAACGTCTGTACCCCCGTCGAACTGTTTCCGGACGCGGCGCGCTACGTCGACCTCTACGTCGACGTGATTCGCCTGCCAGACGGGACGGTCGAAATCGTCGATGCGGACGAACTCGAGGCCGCAGTCGACGAGGGCCACGTCACCGAGGAGTTGTCCGCGAAGGCGATGGGCGTCGCCGAAGCCGTCGAGCGTGCGCTGTCGAAGTAA
- a CDS encoding PrsW family intramembrane metalloprotease produces the protein MDRQQDPIERADEHSRDLYDVSTWEPRSRLDRFSCTVFDVLNYGYQTVLLVVALAITLLLLVQPAVLVLEDPSLAVFFGLSVVPAGLLAAFIWYTDITTNEPLSLLVATFVLAVLFATFAAVVNSAVGPVLQSIPLIGTVLFFYLIVGPVEETVKLLAVRFFAYRSDTFDAVIDGAVYGAVAGLGFAAIENAIYISGEVAAADVGTITAASGIATVRALVGPGHVIYSAIAGYYLGLAKFNPDNAGPLVVKGLLIAAFVHGTYNVTVGIVPELVATLYAVPYGLAFVGYVIVFDLAVGYYLYRKIVRYRRTYRTVRDDTGDVPDPELTEFDPPQR, from the coding sequence ATGGACCGACAGCAGGACCCGATCGAGCGAGCCGACGAGCACTCGAGGGACCTCTACGACGTTTCGACGTGGGAACCTCGCTCGCGACTCGATCGATTTTCGTGTACCGTCTTCGATGTCCTCAATTACGGCTACCAGACGGTTCTCCTCGTCGTTGCACTCGCGATCACGCTCCTCTTACTCGTCCAGCCAGCCGTTTTGGTGCTCGAGGATCCGTCACTCGCCGTTTTCTTCGGACTCTCGGTCGTTCCCGCAGGCCTCCTCGCGGCGTTCATCTGGTACACGGACATCACGACGAACGAACCCTTGAGCCTCCTCGTCGCCACGTTCGTGCTCGCCGTCCTGTTCGCGACGTTCGCGGCCGTCGTGAACTCGGCGGTCGGACCCGTGTTGCAGTCGATTCCCCTGATCGGCACGGTGCTCTTTTTCTACCTCATCGTCGGTCCGGTCGAGGAGACCGTCAAACTCCTCGCAGTGCGCTTTTTCGCGTATCGCAGCGACACCTTCGACGCGGTGATCGACGGGGCCGTTTACGGCGCGGTCGCCGGTCTCGGCTTCGCCGCCATCGAGAACGCGATCTACATCTCCGGTGAGGTCGCCGCGGCAGACGTCGGGACGATCACCGCGGCGAGCGGAATCGCGACCGTTCGCGCGCTCGTCGGCCCCGGGCACGTCATCTACTCCGCGATCGCGGGCTACTACCTCGGACTCGCGAAGTTCAACCCCGACAACGCGGGTCCGCTCGTCGTGAAGGGGCTGCTCATCGCCGCGTTCGTCCACGGGACGTACAACGTCACGGTCGGCATCGTCCCCGAACTGGTCGCGACGCTCTACGCGGTTCCCTACGGCCTCGCGTTCGTGGGCTACGTGATCGTCTTCGACCTCGCGGTCGGCTACTACCTCTACCGGAAGATCGTTCGCTACCGCCGGACCTACCGAACCGTCAGAGACGACACTGGTGACGTTCCCGATCCAGAACTCACGGAATTCGATCCGCCACAGCGATAA
- a CDS encoding DUF7533 family protein: protein MAGIIDTIKLAGTLVLALPAALAGLEFLLVRGDHFVGATLIVLAVTLVIVQQRVTLPSDVPGLLAKRAAGAIPKDADDDQNDSSETTAESSDKRS from the coding sequence ATGGCCGGTATCATCGATACGATCAAATTGGCAGGGACGCTCGTTCTCGCGCTCCCCGCCGCGCTCGCTGGACTCGAGTTCCTTCTCGTCCGTGGAGATCATTTCGTCGGTGCGACGTTGATCGTCCTCGCCGTCACGCTCGTCATCGTCCAGCAGCGAGTGACGTTGCCCTCCGACGTTCCCGGCCTCCTCGCCAAACGAGCCGCCGGTGCGATCCCAAAAGACGCTGACGACGACCAGAACGACTCGAGCGAAACGACGGCAGAATCGAGCGACAAGCGTTCCTAA